The following proteins are co-located in the Nocardia bhagyanarayanae genome:
- a CDS encoding SDR family NAD(P)-dependent oxidoreductase, whose product MDIAGSVVLVTGGASGLGLAVVRRLTEAGATAVVLDTRPAESGALQGDSVHEVVGDVCEERDVAAALDRAAELGSLRAVVNCAGIDRTGLTLDASGPLPLEQFTQVVQVNLIGAFNVIRLAAERMARLEPVAGERGVIVNTGSIAGFDAPAGLVSYVASKAGLAGMTLAVARDLAGVLIRVVTVAPGMFDTPMFRRLPEFAQRASLARAVHPARVGGPAEFAELVAHVMHNPMLNGETIRVDAAARLGGP is encoded by the coding sequence GTGGATATCGCAGGTTCGGTCGTTCTCGTCACGGGTGGTGCGTCGGGGCTCGGGCTCGCCGTGGTGCGGCGGCTGACAGAGGCGGGCGCGACAGCGGTCGTGCTCGATACCCGGCCCGCCGAATCCGGAGCGCTCCAGGGCGATTCGGTGCACGAGGTCGTCGGTGACGTGTGCGAGGAGCGCGACGTAGCCGCTGCCTTGGACCGTGCCGCCGAGCTCGGTTCGCTACGGGCCGTGGTCAATTGCGCCGGAATCGATCGCACCGGATTGACGCTGGACGCTTCCGGTCCGCTCCCGCTGGAGCAGTTCACGCAGGTGGTACAGGTCAATTTGATCGGCGCTTTCAACGTGATTCGCCTCGCCGCCGAACGCATGGCGCGGCTCGAGCCCGTGGCGGGGGAGCGCGGTGTCATCGTCAACACGGGGTCGATCGCCGGATTCGACGCTCCGGCCGGGCTGGTGTCCTACGTGGCGTCCAAGGCGGGCCTGGCCGGAATGACCTTGGCGGTGGCGCGCGATCTCGCGGGCGTGCTGATTCGCGTCGTCACCGTCGCGCCCGGGATGTTCGATACGCCGATGTTCCGTCGGCTGCCCGAATTCGCGCAGCGAGCGTCGCTGGCGCGCGCTGTGCACCCGGCCCGCGTCGGCGGACCCGCGGAGTTCGCCGAGCTGGTGGCGCACGTGATGCACAACCCGATGCTCAACGGCGAGACGATCCGGGTCGACGCCGCGGCTCGGCTCGGCGGACCGTAA
- a CDS encoding mechanosensitive ion channel family protein — protein MEDVLRPLIVLLGTVAITVSTGLLVDWLLRYSARRRPGTHLPMLLRRVQLPLQALLGAVALHATYPLAELDLRQDGMIRNILAAAAIMAAAWLVIRVADAVAENLLRRYAEHTSEISRVRQLRTQLGLVRRIITSVLVVTTAAVAILLLFPSLRTLGTSLLASAGVIGIIAGVAAQSTLSNLIAGLQIAFGDSVKIGDTVVVEGEWGTVEEITLAFLTVRIWDDRRLTMPVSYFNSKPYENWSRGGPQITGTVFLHLDHSTPVPLLREHLHDYLRDRPDWDGRNWNLLVTDSTPTNIVVRATMSAADADDAWTLRCAVREELLNWLGRHHPHALPKIPTAITNQGEPDREMALSTNGSGAANDLST, from the coding sequence GTGGAAGACGTACTACGGCCGCTGATCGTGTTGCTCGGCACGGTCGCGATCACCGTGTCGACGGGACTGCTCGTCGATTGGCTGCTGCGCTACAGCGCGCGCCGTCGGCCCGGTACGCACCTGCCGATGCTGCTGCGCCGCGTGCAGCTTCCCCTGCAAGCGCTGCTCGGCGCGGTGGCACTGCACGCGACATATCCCTTGGCGGAGTTGGACTTACGCCAAGACGGGATGATCAGGAACATCCTTGCCGCGGCGGCCATCATGGCCGCGGCGTGGTTGGTCATCCGGGTGGCCGACGCGGTCGCCGAGAACTTGCTGCGCCGTTATGCCGAGCACACCAGCGAGATTTCGCGGGTGCGCCAGTTGCGCACCCAGCTCGGACTGGTGCGCCGCATCATCACCTCGGTGCTGGTGGTGACGACCGCGGCGGTGGCGATCCTGCTGCTGTTCCCGAGCCTGCGCACGCTGGGCACCTCGCTGCTGGCGTCGGCGGGCGTCATCGGCATCATCGCGGGCGTCGCGGCGCAGTCGACGCTGAGCAATCTGATCGCCGGATTGCAGATCGCCTTCGGTGATTCGGTGAAGATCGGCGACACCGTTGTGGTGGAGGGGGAGTGGGGGACCGTCGAGGAAATCACCCTCGCCTTCCTCACCGTGCGGATCTGGGACGACCGCCGCCTGACCATGCCGGTCTCCTACTTCAACAGCAAGCCGTACGAGAACTGGTCGCGCGGCGGCCCGCAGATCACCGGCACCGTGTTCCTGCACCTCGACCACAGCACTCCGGTGCCGTTGCTGCGCGAGCACCTGCACGACTACCTTCGCGACCGCCCGGACTGGGACGGCCGCAACTGGAACCTGCTCGTCACCGACAGCACGCCGACCAATATCGTTGTGCGCGCGACGATGTCGGCCGCGGACGCCGACGACGCCTGGACCTTGCGCTGCGCCGTCCGCGAGGAACTGCTGAACTGGCTCGGCCGCCACCACCCCCACGCCCTCCCCAAGATCCCCACCGCCATCACCAACCAGGGCGAGCCGGATCGTGAGATGGCGTTGTCCACCAACGGCTCCGGCGCGGCGAACGATCTCTCGACATGA
- a CDS encoding N-acyl-D-amino-acid deacylase family protein: MYDTIIANGRWFDGTGAPSAIRHLGIRDGRIANVSAHPIDDPDCPNVVDATGKWVIPGIIDIHTHYDVEVLQNPALPESVRHGVTTVLLGSCSLSTVHVGASDAGDLFARVEAIPRKHVVKAVDEHKTWNSAHEYAAALERLPLGPNVAAFIGHSDIRAAELGLQRATSKDVRPDAAELAAMEAKLAEALDAGFVGMSSQQLMFDKLDGEVCRSRTLPSTYATTRERRRLNAILRRRGRALQGGPDVARPHSLVTMAASSLGLFRKPLKVSLLSAADIKAIPGVVHVFPLIARVLNALGGDFRWQHLPVPFEVYADGIDLVVFEEFGSGAEALHLADQVDKRRELLRDEQYRRRFRKDYDKKYGPRVWHRDLFDAVIVECPDSTVIGKSFGEVGVERGGVHPVDAFLDLVVEYGGKVRWRTTISNHRPEVLDRLAADPGVQLGFSDAGAHLRNMAFYNYGLRFLRRVRDAAEAGRPFLSVERAVHRLTGELADWYGLDAGHLRVGDRADVVVLDPARLDDALDGYHESPVAPFDNLSRMVNRNDQTVSAVFVGGVPVFREGTPDRALGTRRTGQFLRAATTR; encoded by the coding sequence ATGTACGACACGATCATTGCCAACGGCCGCTGGTTCGACGGGACCGGCGCACCCTCGGCGATCCGGCACCTCGGCATCCGGGACGGGCGGATCGCGAACGTCTCGGCCCACCCGATCGACGACCCGGACTGCCCGAATGTCGTGGACGCCACCGGGAAATGGGTGATCCCCGGCATCATCGACATCCACACCCACTACGACGTCGAAGTGCTCCAGAATCCGGCACTGCCCGAATCGGTCCGGCACGGCGTCACCACGGTGCTGCTCGGCTCGTGTTCGCTGTCGACCGTGCACGTCGGCGCCTCCGACGCGGGTGACCTGTTCGCCAGGGTCGAAGCGATTCCGCGCAAACACGTCGTCAAGGCGGTCGACGAGCACAAGACCTGGAACTCCGCGCACGAATACGCGGCGGCGCTGGAACGACTGCCGTTGGGCCCGAATGTCGCCGCGTTCATCGGGCACTCGGACATCCGCGCCGCCGAGCTGGGTTTGCAGCGCGCGACCAGCAAAGACGTGCGACCCGACGCCGCCGAACTGGCCGCGATGGAGGCGAAGCTGGCCGAGGCGCTGGACGCGGGGTTCGTCGGAATGTCCTCCCAGCAGCTGATGTTCGACAAGCTCGACGGCGAAGTGTGCCGGTCGCGCACGCTGCCTTCCACCTATGCGACGACCCGGGAACGGCGCAGGCTCAACGCCATCCTGCGGCGGCGCGGGCGGGCGTTGCAGGGTGGACCCGACGTGGCACGGCCGCACAGCCTCGTCACGATGGCGGCCTCCAGCCTCGGCCTGTTCCGCAAGCCGTTGAAAGTCAGCCTGCTGTCGGCCGCCGACATCAAGGCCATTCCCGGCGTAGTGCACGTCTTCCCGCTGATCGCGCGAGTGCTGAACGCGCTGGGCGGCGACTTCCGTTGGCAGCACCTTCCGGTGCCCTTCGAGGTCTACGCCGACGGCATCGACCTGGTGGTGTTCGAGGAGTTCGGGTCCGGCGCCGAGGCGTTGCATCTGGCCGACCAGGTGGACAAGCGCCGGGAACTGCTCCGCGACGAGCAGTACCGGCGGCGCTTCCGCAAGGACTACGACAAGAAATACGGTCCACGCGTCTGGCACCGCGACCTGTTCGACGCGGTGATCGTCGAATGCCCCGACTCGACGGTGATCGGCAAGTCCTTCGGCGAGGTGGGCGTGGAGCGCGGCGGCGTGCATCCCGTGGACGCGTTCTTGGACCTCGTCGTGGAGTACGGCGGCAAGGTGCGCTGGCGCACAACGATTTCCAATCATCGGCCGGAAGTCCTCGATCGGCTCGCCGCCGACCCCGGCGTACAGCTGGGCTTCTCCGATGCGGGAGCGCACCTGCGCAACATGGCTTTCTACAACTACGGCCTGCGCTTCCTCCGCCGAGTGCGCGACGCGGCGGAAGCGGGCCGCCCGTTCCTGTCCGTGGAACGTGCGGTACACCGGCTCACCGGTGAACTCGCGGACTGGTACGGCCTGGATGCCGGACACCTGCGGGTGGGCGATCGAGCCGATGTCGTCGTCCTGGATCCGGCTCGGTTGGACGATGCGCTCGACGGCTATCACGAGTCCCCCGTCGCCCCGTTCGACAATCTATCGCGCATGGTGAACCGCAACGACCAGACAGTCTCCGCGGTGTTCGTCGGCGGCGTGCCCGTCTTCCGCGAGGGCACACCCGATCGAGCGCTCGGCACCCGCCGGACCGGCCAGTTCCTCCGCGCAGCCACCACTCGGTAG
- a CDS encoding DUF4254 domain-containing protein, translating to MLRSAHALAELHARRAEVRDAHLVAEIDCRRGELVDDINDWIAQEMPQHRNGASLHTESLGAVVDRMARSWVNANQAIDVDGPRSDNTHKHWYHLAELVDGYTDLVTDVAGGRRRLPEQ from the coding sequence TTGTTGCGGTCCGCGCACGCGCTCGCCGAGCTGCACGCTCGGCGCGCCGAGGTGCGCGACGCCCACCTGGTCGCCGAAATAGATTGTCGGCGTGGGGAACTCGTCGACGACATCAACGACTGGATCGCGCAGGAGATGCCGCAGCATCGCAACGGCGCCTCGCTGCACACCGAGAGCCTCGGCGCCGTGGTGGACCGCATGGCGCGCAGCTGGGTGAACGCGAACCAGGCCATCGATGTCGACGGGCCGCGCAGTGACAATACCCATAAACACTGGTATCACTTGGCCGAACTCGTCGACGGCTACACTGATCTGGTAACCGACGTGGCCGGAGGCCGCCGTCGACTGCCCGAGCAGTAG